One part of the Phragmites australis chromosome 3, lpPhrAust1.1, whole genome shotgun sequence genome encodes these proteins:
- the LOC133911544 gene encoding protein NPGR2-like, with translation MEGRKKRERFSKIFSGMSMQCLCSGDQLNRMDDVVHSSEKKIIKDGPNSRYSSPNFVVEQHVNSADIEDAELSLQGSGSLNYEEAKALLGRVEYQRGHIEEALRVFDGIMISTLIPEMKISIGRKVGQKKPCSHSSSPVMPFHAVTILMETMYLKAIALRDLGKFKEAAHECSTLLDIVESALPQGLPSNFGNDCNLNETICRAVELLPELWKLGGFPVEAISSYRRALVSNWNLDAMTIAKIQKEFAIFLLHSGSEACPPKLRCQLDGLFVPQNNLEEAILLLLILLMKFNLKRIERDPTVMHHLSFALSVSGQLKPLACQFEALSPGVLDNREWLYNAALCYLASEDDLTALNLLRRVLKSGEDSNSLKELLLASKICGENSVHAEEGALYARRALANLHGGCDQMEAVANLLLGISLSNQARCATTDTERASQQHEALGVLANARKKTHGRDFRITYNLSLEYAEQRKLYTAALYAKKLLKLEAGSELKTWLLIARIMSAQKRFEDAECIVNAALDQAGNWCQGDLLQTKAKIQVAQGQYKKAVETYTQLLAVIHLRMKSFGAGISVLQATKTDRTLEVKTWYDLALLYLRLSQWKDAELCISKIKVISLYSPLACHATGKLHEVKGFLKEALRAYSTALDLEPKHVPSLISTAIVLRQLCEKPLPAVRCFLTDALRLDRTNHDAWFNLGLLYEDEGGSSAVEAAECFQAAALLEETAPAEPFK, from the exons ATGGAGGGTAGGAAAAAGAGGGAGAGATTTAGTAAAATTTTCAGTGGAATGTCAATGCAATGCCTTTGCTCTGGGGATCAGTTGAACAGGATGGATGATGTGGTCCATTCatcagagaaaaaaatcattaagGATGGCCCGAACAGCAGGTACTCATCTCCAAATTTTGTGGTTGAGCAGCATGTCAACAGTGCTGATATTGAGGACGCTGAATTGTCCCTCCAGGGGAGTGGTTCCCTTAACTATGAG GAAGCAAAGGCATTGCTTGGAAGGGTAGAATACCAAAGAGGGCATATTGAAGAAGCGCTTCGAGTGTTTGATGGGATCATGATATCTACACTAATTCCTGAGATGAAAATATCTATCGGTAGAAAAGTGGGGCAGAAAAAGCCCTGTTCACATTCCAGCTCTCCGGTAATGCCCTTTCATGCTGTTACTATACTAATGGAGACTATGTATCTCAAAGCTATAGCACTTCGTGATCTTGGAAAGTTCAAAG AAGCTGCACATGAGTGCAGTACATTATTGGACATTGTGGAATCTGCATTGCCTCAAGGTTTGCCGTCTAACTTTGGAAATGACTGCAACTTGAATGAAACAATATGCAGAGCAGTTGAGTTGCTTCCTGAGCTTTGGAAATTAGGAGGCTTTCCTGTTGAAGCTATCTCTTCATATAGGAGGGCTCTTGTTAGTAATTGGAACCTTGATGCAATGACCATTGCTAAAATACAGAAGGAATTTGCTATTTTTCTCCTGCACAGTGGAAGTGAAGCCTGCCCTCCTAAACTTCGATGTCAATTGGATGGTTTATTTGTACCTCAGAACAATTTGGAAGAAGCTATTCTTCTTTTATTGATTCTGTTGATGAAGTTCAATCTTAAGAGGATTGAGAGAGACCCAACTGTGATGCATCACCTAAGTTTTGCACTGTCCGTGTCAGGGCAGTTGAAACCTCTAGCTTGTCAGTTTGAAGCACTATCACCTGGTGTTCTAGACAATAGAGAGTGGTTGTACAATGCTGCATTGTGCTACCTAGCATCAGAAGATGATTTAACTGCACTGAATCTGCTTAGAAGGGTATTGAAGTCTGGAGAGGATTCAAATAGTCTCAAAGAACTTCTCCTGGCTTCAAAAATCTGTGGTGAGAACAGTGTGCATGCTGAAGAAGGTGCTTTGTATGCTCGCAGAGCCCTTGCCAATCTACATGGAGGTTGCGACCAAATGGAAGCTGTCGCGAACCTTTTGCTTGGCATTTCCCTCTCCAATCAAGCTAGATGTGCTACGACTGATACAGAGAGAGCTTCTCAGCAGCATGAAGCATTGGGGGTGCTTGCTAATGCTAGAAAGAAGACGCATGGCAGAGATTTTAGGATAACGTACAATCTCAGCCTCGAATATGCTGAGCAGAGGAAATTATATACAGCAGCTCTATATGCGAAGAAGCTGTTGAAATTAGAGGCTGGATCAGAATTGAAGACATGGCTCCTCATAGCTCGAATAATGAGCGCCCAAAAACGGTTTGAGGATGCTGAATGTATTGTGAATGCTGCATTAGATCAGGCTGGGAATTGGTGTCAAGGAGATCTATTACAGACCAAAGCCAAAATTCAGGTTGCACAGGGGCAATATAAGAAAGCAGTTGAGACATATACCCAGCTTCTTGCTGTGATCCATCTCAGGATGAAAAGTTTCGGTGCTGGGATTTCTGTGTTACAG GCCACCAAGACTGATAGAACTTTGGAAGTAAAGACATGGTATGATCTTGCCCTTCTGTACCTAAGATTGTCGCAATGGAAGGATGCTGAACTTTGCATATCAAAGATAAAGGTTATCAGTCTATATTCCCCATTGGCTTGTCATGCTACAG GAAAGCTACATGAAGTGAAAGGTTTTCTGAAGGAAGCTCTACGAGCATACTCAACGGCGTTAGACCTTGAACCTAAACATGTACCGAGTTTGATATCAACTGCTATTGTTCTTCGACAGCTTTGTGAGAAGCCCTTACCTGCTGTAAGATGCTTCCTAACTGATGCACTACGACTAGACAGAACAAATCATGATGCATGGTTCAACCTTGGCTTACTCTACGAAGATGAAGGTGGCAGTTCAGCAGTGGAAGCTGCTGAATGTTTTCAGGCTGCTGCTCTTCTTGAAGAAACTGCTCCAGCAGAACCTTTCAAATGA
- the LOC133911545 gene encoding splicing factor U2af large subunit B-like: MMSRKIHGENDSERITSDGTAARTRPLSIQDIILQREKKAVSEAKKTREGLQDNDKGASNHLEQERGYKSRKDPKDMPVEASKKEKSRDTAREGSKKEKPRHIPRESPKKEDMRYTLKEVSKKDKSKDRPKGGSKMDDLKDTPNVPEKENLRDAPKISRKERPSIRDFDHLVGKDKGIRNSQKVSSSMSSRADESKDRNLAEIGARNGDAARSKHQKGPVKKWNDETADNDRIKDGSEKLRNETKRKGRSFDSEKSLEVGRPMLKKHDSAQFQDSRYSDRNDGRNEYAKPYRGEPRLKRRRSRSRDHDRERHGRSISPPPREQRHSYRGHGFVNYPPYYSMEKSRRKYPETDKQRTSGSGGYSSGSHQRHESWLGGYSPRKRKTALQAEQATTKTPDPVIQSPEKKSATWDQPPVKEDQPNFLTTLQPTVGQMAPSTPFNFTTLKKDPATKVETILAGNNLVADSIQLTQATRPLRRLHIENLPVAATEDRLIGYLNDLLSSGIKHTQRSKPCLSCTINKDKRQAFVEFLTPEDATAALSFDGRSLNGSALKIRRPKDYVEMANVAHKKPAEEIIVISDVVADSPHKIFIAGIAGVISSEMLMEIVSAFGPLAAYRFHFNEELGGPCAFLEYVDHSITSKACAGLNGMKLGGCVLTVVHVFPNPPAEVDNKASPFYGIPDNAKSLLEEPTKVLQLKDVFDREEYMLLSKSELEETLEDVRMECARFGGVKSVNAVEYPIGNDNTGEGNIVEPEGRSDKIEPTEYGDNQNNTVVPNQSQDQKDTHLPSNAAQSENQAPVEDLHTDLDDTQPRAALPTLQHAESNQMVSEATTDEDNHMEAAAATTMMDDDAVENRHPDPRTLETCSPAKPGDQTEKSGKESEQQRADDVSQDPVEKALTVETREDIFVFEPGSVLVEFMRKEAACVAAHSLHGRRFGNRTVSAGYAPRDLYLQKYPR, translated from the exons ATGATGAGTAGAAAAATACATGGTGAAAATGACTCTGAGAGAATCACTAGTGATGGGACAGCTGCCCGCACAAGACCTCTGAGCATTCAGGACATTATTTTGCAGCGTGAAAAGAAGGCTGTATCAGAAGCTAAGAAAACCAGGGAAGGGCTCCAAGACAATGATAAGGGTGCATCTAATCACTTGGAACAAGAAAGAGGATACAAAAGCAGAAAGGATCCCAAAGATATGCCTGTGGAGGCTTCCAAAAAGGAGAAGAGTAGAGATACAGCAAGGGAGGGCTCCAAGAAAGAAAAACCAAGACATATACCAAGGGAAAGTCCCAAAAAGGAGGACATGAGATATACACTAAAGGAGGTATCCAAGAAGGACAAGTCTAAAGATAGGCCAAAAGGTGGTTCCAAGATGGATGACCTGAAAGATACACCAAATGTTCCAGAGAAGGAAAACCTGAGAGATGCACCAAAGATCTCCAGGAAAGAGAGGCCCTCCATAAGAGATTTTGACCATTTAGTTGGCAAAGACAAAGGCATTCGCAATTCTCAGAAAGTTAGCTCAAGCATGAGTAGCAGGGCTGATGAAAGCAAAGATAGAAACCTTGCTGAGATCGGAGCAAGAAATGGTGATGCAGCGAGATCCAAACATCAAAAGGGACCTGTGAAAAAATGGAATGATGAAACTGCTGATAATGATAGAATCAAGGATGGAAGTGAGAAGCTTCGAAATGAGACTAAGAGAAAAGGCCGTAGCTTTGATAGTGAGAAGAGTTTAGAGGTTGGTCGCCCAATGTTGAAGAAGCATGATTCTGCACAGTTCCAAGATTCCAGATATTCTGATAGAAATGATGGAAGGAATGAATATGCAAAACCATACCGTGGAGAGCCAAGATTGAAAAGGAGAAGGTCTAGAAGCAGGGATCATGATCGAGAAAGACACGGCAGGTCTATCTCACCACCACCAAGGGAACAAAGGCATAGCTACCGTGGACATGGTTTTGTTAATTATCCTCCATACTACTCAATGGAGAAATCAAGGAGGAAGTATCCTGAAACTGACAAGCAAAGAACATCTGGGAGTGGTGGATACAGTAGTGGGTCTCACCAGAGACATGAAAGTTGGCTTGGTGGATACTCGCCAAGGAAAAGGAAAACAGCACTGCAAGCTGAGCAGGCAACTACAAAGACTCCTGACCCGGTCATTCAGTCCCCAGAAAAGAAATCAGCCACATGGGATCAACCTCCTGTCAAAGAAGACCAACCTAATTTCCTTACCACTTTGCAGCCAACTGTTGGCCAAATGGCTCCTTCTACTCCATTCAATTTTACTACATTAAAGAAGGACCCTGCAACTAAAGTCGAGACTATATTGGCAGGGAATAATCTGGTTGCAGATTCTATCCAGCTAACACAAGCAACCCGCCCACTCAGGAGGCTGCACATTGAAAATTTACCTGTTGCAGCAACAGAGGATAGGTTGATTGGCTATTTGAATGACTTGTTGTCTTCTGGCATTAAACATACCCAGCGGTCTAAACCATGCCTCAGTTGTACG ATAAACAAGGACAAACGTCAGGCATTTGTTGAATTTCTTACACCAGAGGATGCTACAGCAGCTCTTTCTTTTGATGGAAGGTCTCTCAATGGATCTGCTTTGAAAATTCGACGCCCCAAAGACTATGTTGAAATGGCA AATGTAGCTCATAAGAAGCCTGCTGAAGAGATTATTGTAATATCAGACGTTGTTGCAGATTCACCACACAAG ATTTTCATAGCTGGGATTGCTGGAGTGATCTCATCTGAGATG CTAATGGAGATTGTTAGTGCATTTGGCCCATTGGCTGCGTACCGATTTCATTTTAACGAGGAGCTTGGTGGGCCCTGTGCATTTCTTGAG TATGTTGATCACTCCATTACATCAAAGGCATGTGCTGGCCTCAATGGGATGAAGCTTGGTGGATGCGTACTAACTGTTGTCCATGTGTTTCCTAATCCTCCTGCAGAG GTTGACAACAAGGCTTCCCCGTTTTATGGCATTCCTGACAATGCCAAATCGCTTCTTGAAGAACCAACTAAGGTCCTGCAGCTAAAAGATGTG TTTGACCGAGAAGAGTATATGCTACTTTCAAAATCTGAGCTGGAAGAAACATTGGAAGATGTACGCATGGAATGTGCAAG GTTTGGAGGAGTCAAGTCCGTTAATGCAGTTGAGTATCCTATTGGTAATGACAACACTGGAGAGGGTAACATTGTTGAGCCTGAAGGCAGGTCAGACAAGATTGAGCCCACTGAATATGGTGACAATCAAAACAATACAGTGGTACCAAACCAGAGCCAGGATCAGAAGGACACACACCTTCCATCAAATGCAGCACAGTCTGAGAATCAAGCACCTGTAGAAGATTTGCACACAGACCTAGATGACACTCAGCCTAGAGCTGCTCTTCCCACATTGCAACATGCAGAATCTAATCAGATGGTTTCGGAAGCAACCACGGATGAGGATAACCATATGgaggcagcagcagccactaccatgatggatgatgatgcagTAGAAAACAGACATCCAGACCCAAGAACCTTAGAGACCTGTAGTCCTGCAAAGCCCGGAGATCAGACAGAGAAATCTGGAAAGGAGAGCGAGCAACAACGTGCTGATGATGTGAGTCAAGATCCTGTGGAAAAAGCACTCACTGTTGAGACAAGAGAGGACATTTTTGTCTTCGAACCAGGTTCtgtgcttgtggagttcatgCGTAAGGAGGCTGCATGTGTGGCCGCACATTCATTACATGGACGGCGTTTTGGCAACAGAACTGTCTCTGCTGGATATGCTCCACGTGATCTCTACTTGCAGAAATACCCAAGGTGA